The genomic window ATTTTCATCGTCGATATGGGGTCGAGCGCCGAGCACGGCTCATCCATGAGCAGCACCTCAGGGTCGACCGCGAGCAGGCGGGCGATGCACAGCCGCTGCTGCTGACCGCCCGACAGGCCCATGGCCGACTGCTTCAGGCGATCTTTCACCTCGTCCCACAGGGCGGCGCCGGTGAGGCTCTTTTCGACGATGCCGTCGAGGGCGGCCTTGTCCTTGATGCCGTGGACCCTGGGACCATAGGCGATATTATCGTATATCGACATCGGGAAAGGGTTGGGGCGCTGGAAGACCATCCCCACCCGTTTGCGCAGCATGACAACGTCGGTGTCGGGATGATAGACGTCCACGCCGTCGAGCAGCACTTCGCCCTCGATCGAGACGTTTTCGATCAGGTCGTTCATTCTGTTTATCGTCCTAAGACAGGTCGACTTGCCGCAGCCCGAGGGGCCGATCAAGGCCATGACGCTGTTTTTCCGGACCGCGAAGGACACTTTTTTCAGCGCCTGCGTATCGCCGTAGTAAAGGGATAGTTTGTTGATGCGGATCTTGTCGCTCATCCGGCATAATCCTCCTGGTGGGTTC from Sporomusaceae bacterium includes these protein-coding regions:
- the pstB gene encoding phosphate ABC transporter ATP-binding protein PstB encodes the protein MSDKIRINKLSLYYGDTQALKKVSFAVRKNSVMALIGPSGCGKSTCLRTINRMNDLIENVSIEGEVLLDGVDVYHPDTDVVMLRKRVGMVFQRPNPFPMSIYDNIAYGPRVHGIKDKAALDGIVEKSLTGAALWDEVKDRLKQSAMGLSGGQQQRLCIARLLAVDPEVLLMDEPCSALDPISTMKIEELIAELKEKYTIVLVTHNMQQAARVSGETAFFLSGELVECGNTDTIFTRPQDKRTEDYITGRFG